The genomic interval TCCTGTTAAGGTCAAAGGGCAAAATTGGTATAGGGTCCTTTTAGGCCCCTTTCCCAACAAGGCTAATGCTAACAGATTGCTTCAGCAAATAGAAACTCAAGATAGAGCAGAGGCTTTTGTCCGTGAGATGTCCCCTGCGGACAGATGACAGAAGTCAGAGGAGCTGACCTCTGACCTCTGGCATCTGACCTGAGACAGAATGAGCCAGAAGGCAAGACAGATAAAATGTTATAAATGCAGACACTTCAAGATTACCTGGGACAGCAACTTTCCCTATGCTTGCCAGGCATTTAACTTCAAATCAAGGTACCTGCCATCAATGACCGTATTTGAAGCCAGCGGCCGGAAGTGTGAGTTGTTTACACCTAAGCCAGTAGCCGACAGACAATAAGAACTCACATCCATAAGTATAGCCCAACATTGGCGTTATCCGTGAGAATTATTCGCCTACGTTGATCATCGTTTCGGCCAGTCGGGATAGAGTCCGCTGTCCACACCGTCTATACAGTCCACAGAAGGCAGCTCGCCGGCTATTAACCGTCGACCGTCTTAAAGTGGTCGAAACGATGACCAGCACCCAAAAAAAAGCGGAGGGAGAAAATGGGATTTGATTCTGGACTTCAACCAGGCGAGGGATCGCCAAAAGCCAGGGAGTATGAGATTATCATTGTAGGCGCTGGTCCGGCCGGCCTTACGGCAGGGATATATACTGGACGGGCGCGCATCCCTACCTTGTTGATAGAAAAAGGGGGTGCAGGTGGACAGGCCCTCTTAGCGGATTGGATTGAAAACTATCCTGGATTTCCAAAAGGGATATCAGGGTCTGATTTGATGAGCCAAATGGAGGAACAAGCCCTCAAATTCGGCCTGAAAAGGATAAGCGAAGAGGTAACCGGCCTGATGGAAAGAGCGGATAAAAAAGGCTGGGTGGTTAAGACCGCGGCCGGAGAATATAAAACCCTGGCCGTAATCATTGCTGCCGGGGCTCAGCCGGCTAAATTGGGTGTCCCGGGAGAGGATGAACTGCGGGGTAAAGGGGTTTCATATTGTGCTACCTGCGATGGGTTTTTCTTTAAAGACCGTGAGATAGCCGTGGTTGGCGGCGGAGATACGGCTGTTACCGAGGCATTGTTCCTAACCAGATTTGTCTCAAAACTGACTATTATCCACCGCCGGGATCGACTTCGGGCCGCTAAGATCCTCCAGGAGAGGGCGCTTAATCATCCCAAGATAGATTTTGCCTGGAACTCGGTGGTGACCGAGATCTTAGGTGATGAGAGGCTGGCCGGCGTGCGGATCAAGGATGTTAAGACCGGCCGGGAGAAGACGCTTTCCCTTTCCGGAGTCTTCATCTTTACCGGCTTACGGCCTAACAGCCACTTCCTGACAAATCTAATAGACCTGGATGAAGGCGGTTATATTATCACCAATGAAAAGATGGAGACCTCGCGAGGGGGTATCTTTGCCTGCGGGGACATCCGTTCAGGTGTATTTCGTCAAATAACCACTGCCTGCGGTGATGGAACAGTGGCGGCCCTTTCGGCCCAGCACTATGTAGAGGAATTATTCAGGTAGATAGGCTGAAGGCCGAAGGCTGAAATTCTTATCAGCCATATTTTTCTTGACAGAAAGGCGCATATCATGTATAAATTTCTACCAAGGGGGGAAGGGCGCTTATGGAGCAGATGAAAGAACCATTGAGATACTTAGAGAATGCAAAAGAGATATTAAAAAAATCGTCTATTGAGGATGACATATATCTCGATAAAAAATATGTAAGGCAGGCGATGGGAGCAGCTTATATCGGCATCTTAGAGGCAATTAATGAGTTATTATTGCAGAAAGGGTATACAAAAAAAGAACTTCCCAAAAAGGTCGAAGAATATGAGAAGGCTTTAAAAAGAGAGTTTGGGGCTTATAACGGGAGACTTTTAAGAGAGTTTGATATGCTCTATGATACCCTGCATATATGGGGATATTACAGAGGAACTATTACCAGTGTTCTAATAGTTAAAGATGCCCTCAAATTGGCGAGGGCGTTTATTGAAAAGCTCAGTAGAGCAGTAAAATCTTAATCGGAGAAAGGAGGCATTTTTATCTTGACAAAATAGCCTTATCCTCTGCTATTTATATGCCCGAGTAATCGTTCACCACAGAGACACTGAGACACGGAGAATGATTTTAGAAAAAGCACTTACAGAGCAAATAATTGGGTCAGCGAACCGTTCAGCCACAGAT from bacterium carries:
- the trxB gene encoding thioredoxin-disulfide reductase — encoded protein: MGFDSGLQPGEGSPKAREYEIIIVGAGPAGLTAGIYTGRARIPTLLIEKGGAGGQALLADWIENYPGFPKGISGSDLMSQMEEQALKFGLKRISEEVTGLMERADKKGWVVKTAAGEYKTLAVIIAAGAQPAKLGVPGEDELRGKGVSYCATCDGFFFKDREIAVVGGGDTAVTEALFLTRFVSKLTIIHRRDRLRAAKILQERALNHPKIDFAWNSVVTEILGDERLAGVRIKDVKTGREKTLSLSGVFIFTGLRPNSHFLTNLIDLDEGGYIITNEKMETSRGGIFACGDIRSGVFRQITTACGDGTVAALSAQHYVEELFR
- a CDS encoding DUF5618 family protein is translated as MEQMKEPLRYLENAKEILKKSSIEDDIYLDKKYVRQAMGAAYIGILEAINELLLQKGYTKKELPKKVEEYEKALKREFGAYNGRLLREFDMLYDTLHIWGYYRGTITSVLIVKDALKLARAFIEKLSRAVKS